A portion of the Desulfotignum phosphitoxidans DSM 13687 genome contains these proteins:
- a CDS encoding 4Fe-4S dicluster domain-containing protein: protein MDKFLTVDADKCTGCRLCEQVCSVMHEGVSNPAKSRIQVVKWEQEGIYIPVICKQCEDAPCMNVCPVRAISRDPDFGFVKVDHEVCIGCRSCVGICPFGAMGYNDTTHQVFKCDLCGGDPQCVRFCEVNALEYVSADRVSSQKKRKGAARQSAAERQAVALG from the coding sequence ATGGATAAATTTCTGACAGTTGATGCAGATAAATGCACGGGGTGCCGCCTGTGTGAACAGGTGTGCTCAGTCATGCACGAAGGGGTTTCCAATCCCGCCAAAAGCCGGATCCAGGTGGTGAAATGGGAGCAGGAAGGGATTTATATCCCGGTGATCTGCAAACAGTGTGAAGATGCGCCCTGCATGAATGTGTGCCCGGTACGGGCCATTTCAAGGGACCCGGATTTCGGGTTTGTAAAAGTGGATCACGAGGTATGCATCGGGTGCCGGTCCTGTGTGGGGATCTGTCCTTTCGGCGCCATGGGATATAATGACACCACACACCAGGTGTTCAAGTGTGATTTGTGCGGCGGCGATCCCCAGTGTGTGAGATTCTGCGAAGTGAATGCCCTGGAATATGTGTCTGCGGACCGGGTTTCATCCCAGAAGAAACGCAAAGGCGCGGCCCGGCAGTCAGCGGCTGAACGGCAGGCCGTGGCCCTGGGATAA
- the hutH gene encoding histidine ammonia-lyase — protein sequence MNQKTIVLDGDNFQLEELVGIARNQWQAVIADTSKTRIHKARTLVDTWVKKGERIYGVTTGFGALSDVPISYADTKRLQKKILLSHAAGMGKEMPEDVVRAMMALRINDFCRGNSGLRLETIQMLADLLNKGIVPVVPEKGSVGASGDLVPMAHLSLVMIGEGEAVVDGQRMSGANALAARSLKPLELAAGEGLALINGTQFMIALGCLALHDALNLCKHADIAASMSLETLMGTRTAFDPRIHQARPHPGQIMAAENMLKITENSEIISSHQDCSRIQDAYTLRCSPQVHGASWDAFAYVDKVIRVEMNASTENPLIFPESEEFLSGGNFHGQPLALACDFLGIAIAELANISERRIERLVNPQLSGLPAFLVEDGGLNSGYMIAQYAAAALVSENKGLAHPASVDSIPTSANKEDHVSMGAFAARKCRDIVLNTENVIAIELLCGAQAIDLFTNIKAGEGTLAAYRTIRQHVDYMKEDRQLSKDIATVKALLEDGAIVRAVESAVGKLY from the coding sequence ATGAATCAGAAAACCATTGTTCTGGACGGCGACAATTTTCAACTGGAAGAACTGGTGGGTATTGCCAGAAACCAATGGCAGGCGGTCATTGCCGACACTTCCAAAACGCGGATTCATAAAGCCCGGACCCTGGTGGACACCTGGGTGAAAAAGGGGGAACGCATTTATGGGGTGACCACGGGTTTCGGCGCGTTGTCTGATGTGCCCATCTCCTATGCCGATACAAAACGGCTTCAGAAAAAAATTTTATTGTCCCATGCCGCCGGCATGGGCAAAGAGATGCCCGAAGATGTGGTCAGGGCCATGATGGCCCTGCGCATCAATGATTTCTGCCGGGGCAATTCCGGGCTGCGTCTGGAAACCATCCAGATGCTGGCGGACCTGCTCAACAAAGGAATCGTGCCCGTGGTCCCGGAAAAAGGGTCCGTGGGGGCCAGCGGAGACCTGGTACCCATGGCCCATCTGTCCCTGGTGATGATCGGCGAAGGCGAAGCCGTTGTGGACGGGCAGCGCATGTCCGGAGCCAACGCCCTGGCAGCAAGGTCTTTAAAGCCCCTGGAACTGGCGGCCGGGGAAGGTCTGGCCCTGATCAACGGGACCCAGTTCATGATCGCCTTAGGGTGTCTGGCCCTGCATGATGCCTTGAATCTGTGCAAACATGCAGACATTGCCGCATCCATGAGCCTGGAAACCCTCATGGGAACAAGGACGGCTTTTGATCCCAGGATTCATCAGGCACGGCCCCATCCGGGCCAGATCATGGCCGCGGAAAACATGCTCAAAATCACGGAAAATTCGGAAATCATCTCTTCCCACCAGGACTGTTCACGGATCCAGGACGCTTATACGCTGAGATGCTCTCCCCAGGTTCATGGAGCGTCCTGGGACGCGTTTGCCTATGTGGACAAGGTGATCCGGGTGGAGATGAACGCGTCCACGGAAAACCCGCTGATTTTTCCGGAATCCGAAGAATTTCTGTCCGGGGGCAATTTCCATGGCCAGCCCCTGGCCCTGGCCTGTGATTTTTTAGGCATTGCCATTGCCGAGCTGGCCAATATCTCGGAACGGCGCATCGAGCGCCTGGTCAATCCCCAGTTGTCGGGGCTGCCCGCGTTTCTGGTAGAAGACGGGGGATTGAATTCCGGTTACATGATCGCCCAGTATGCGGCTGCAGCCCTGGTGTCGGAAAACAAGGGCCTGGCCCATCCTGCATCCGTGGATTCCATTCCCACCTCAGCCAACAAAGAGGATCACGTGTCCATGGGGGCGTTTGCGGCCCGAAAATGCCGGGACATTGTGTTGAACACGGAAAACGTCATTGCCATCGAGCTGCTGTGCGGGGCCCAGGCCATTGATCTGTTCACCAATATCAAGGCCGGGGAAGGGACCCTGGCCGCCTACCGGACCATCCGGCAGCATGTGGATTATATGAAAGAAGACCGGCAGCTGTCCAAAGACATTGCCACGGTCAAGGCCCTGCTGGAAGACGGGGCCATTGTCAGGGCTGTGGAATCGGCTGTGGGGAAACTGTATTAA
- a CDS encoding FkbM family methyltransferase: MNFFQKLHMIHSAWHYRLNTEKEDICFLLKLNLKGKTVIDIGANKGIYSYWLSKKVGPSGKVVAFEPQPELETHLMGLKSAFKMDNLSIVRKGLSSEPGVMALYRAEPGSGGATLNKNQRVDTWQTVTVDVTTLDDYAGQLRDVAFIKCDVEGHEHDVFKGARHLLERDKPCLLFECHHEQARKQDLFSYLTSLRYDGFFSFKKKMIPCSRFDKFPYRRKNEHHRNYIFIHPEFYMKGLSFKD; the protein is encoded by the coding sequence ATGAATTTTTTTCAAAAGCTGCACATGATTCACAGTGCCTGGCATTACCGCCTCAATACGGAAAAAGAAGATATCTGTTTTCTTCTGAAGTTGAATCTCAAAGGAAAAACTGTCATTGATATCGGCGCCAACAAAGGCATTTATTCCTACTGGTTGTCAAAAAAAGTGGGTCCCTCGGGAAAAGTGGTCGCCTTTGAACCCCAGCCGGAGCTTGAAACTCATCTGATGGGGCTTAAATCCGCATTTAAAATGGATAATCTTTCCATCGTGCGAAAAGGATTGTCCAGTGAACCCGGGGTGATGGCACTTTACAGGGCTGAGCCGGGGTCAGGCGGGGCAACATTGAATAAAAATCAACGGGTGGACACATGGCAGACTGTGACTGTTGACGTGACCACACTGGATGATTATGCAGGCCAGCTCAGGGATGTGGCATTCATAAAATGCGATGTCGAAGGCCATGAACACGATGTGTTCAAAGGAGCCCGTCATTTGCTGGAAAGAGACAAGCCCTGTCTGCTTTTTGAATGCCATCATGAACAAGCCCGAAAACAAGACCTTTTTTCATATCTGACATCTCTGAGGTATGACGGTTTTTTTTCATTCAAAAAAAAGATGATACCTTGCAGCCGGTTTGATAAATTCCCCTATAGACGTAAAAACGAACATCATCGCAATTATATCTTTATACATCCGGAATTTTATATGAAAGGGTTAAGTTTTAAGGATTAA
- the hutU gene encoding urocanate hydratase produces the protein MTPKDQLLKDLKIGCGKPRPVKAPTGSQLHCKGWYQEAALRMLCNNLDPDNGENPDELIVYGGLGKAARNWDCFDAIIKTLLDLENNETLLVQSGKPVGVLTTHTAAPRVLIANANIVPHWANWGTFHELDKKGLIMYGQMTAGSWIYIGTQGILQGTYETFAALGQKHFKSDLTGKIVVTAGLGGMGGAQPLSVTMANGVAICIEIDPSRIARRLEKRYLDVEADDLDAAIAMARKAAADRKPLSIGLCANVGDILPAMIQKGFIPDVITDQTSAHDELNGYFPAGLSFKDALTLRKSDPDTYKDMALNAMADHVRAILEMKDKGAIAFDYGNNLRAQAMKKGVDNAMDYPGFVPAYIRDLFCKGEGPFRWAALSGDPKDIKVTDDALMQLFPKKTKMINWLKMAQEKIEHMGLPSRICWLGYGEREKAGKLFNDLVRTGKVKAPIVIGRDHLDCGSVASPFRETEAMKDGSDAVADWALLNCMTNVASGATWVSFHDGGGVGIGYALHAGQVTVADGTDEAEIRVTTVLRNDPGTGIIRHADAGYQTAIDVANEKGVKLPMINMHGERP, from the coding sequence ATGACCCCCAAAGACCAATTATTAAAAGATCTGAAGATCGGCTGCGGCAAACCCCGGCCCGTGAAAGCCCCCACAGGCAGTCAGCTCCACTGCAAGGGCTGGTACCAGGAAGCAGCCCTGCGCATGCTGTGCAACAACCTGGACCCGGACAACGGGGAGAACCCGGATGAACTCATAGTATATGGCGGCTTGGGCAAGGCCGCCCGAAACTGGGACTGCTTTGATGCCATCATCAAAACCCTGCTGGATCTGGAAAACAATGAAACCCTGCTGGTGCAGTCGGGCAAACCTGTGGGGGTTCTGACCACCCACACCGCCGCCCCCAGGGTCCTCATTGCCAATGCCAATATCGTGCCCCACTGGGCCAACTGGGGCACTTTCCATGAACTGGACAAAAAAGGCCTGATCATGTACGGCCAGATGACGGCCGGGTCCTGGATCTATATCGGCACCCAAGGCATTTTGCAGGGCACCTATGAAACCTTTGCCGCTTTAGGCCAGAAGCATTTCAAATCCGATCTGACCGGCAAAATCGTGGTCACGGCCGGCCTTGGGGGCATGGGCGGAGCCCAGCCGTTGTCCGTGACCATGGCCAACGGGGTGGCCATCTGTATCGAGATCGATCCTTCCCGTATTGCCCGGCGCCTGGAAAAACGGTATCTGGATGTGGAAGCGGACGATCTCGATGCCGCCATTGCCATGGCCCGGAAAGCCGCAGCCGACCGCAAACCCCTGTCCATCGGACTGTGCGCCAATGTGGGGGATATACTGCCCGCCATGATTCAAAAAGGATTCATTCCGGATGTGATCACCGACCAGACCAGTGCCCATGATGAGCTCAACGGGTATTTTCCCGCAGGGCTCTCTTTTAAAGACGCGTTGACACTGCGAAAATCCGATCCAGACACTTACAAGGATATGGCATTGAACGCCATGGCAGACCATGTCCGGGCCATTCTTGAAATGAAAGACAAAGGCGCCATCGCCTTTGACTACGGCAACAACCTGCGGGCACAGGCCATGAAAAAAGGGGTGGACAATGCCATGGACTATCCCGGATTTGTACCGGCCTATATCCGGGATTTGTTCTGCAAAGGCGAGGGCCCGTTCCGGTGGGCGGCCCTGTCCGGGGACCCAAAAGACATCAAGGTGACGGACGACGCTTTGATGCAGCTGTTTCCCAAGAAAACCAAAATGATCAACTGGCTGAAAATGGCTCAGGAAAAAATAGAACATATGGGCCTGCCTTCCAGGATCTGCTGGCTGGGATATGGCGAGCGGGAAAAAGCGGGAAAACTGTTCAATGACCTGGTGCGCACCGGAAAAGTCAAAGCCCCCATCGTTATCGGCAGAGATCATCTGGACTGCGGGTCCGTGGCATCGCCTTTCCGGGAGACCGAAGCCATGAAAGACGGGTCCGATGCCGTGGCGGACTGGGCCTTGCTTAATTGCATGACCAATGTGGCCTCCGGCGCCACCTGGGTATCCTTCCACGATGGCGGGGGTGTGGGCATCGGGTATGCCCTGCATGCAGGCCAGGTCACGGTGGCCGACGGCACGGATGAGGCGGAAATCCGGGTCACCACGGTGCTTCGCAACGATCCGGGCACGGGCATCATCCGGCATGCCGATGCCGGGTATCAGACTGCCATTGATGTGGCCAATGAAAAAGGGGTCAAACTGCCCATGATCAACATGCATGGTGAGCGACCCTGA
- a CDS encoding aldehyde ferredoxin oxidoreductase family protein, which yields MALDRKIAYINLTTGDVEIKPIPLEMRKKFIGGRGMDAYLLYNHAPKGCDPIGPENPMIVSGGLLTATCASATARTHVMAKSPLTGLLGSCNMGGFFAPEMAWAGFHHLVITGKADKPVYLWIHNGEIEIRDAGHLWGKNSTDTQWAIRDELDDEEVKSMVIGQAGENLVTYACVMTGIKNAGGRTGLGCVMGSKNLKAVAVRGTMDIKIAHPVDALEHNKKFIDQITGAKVNQIQGALGTPFIWGATNCWGGVRTRNFQYNQMEYADEIEPEAIDDYAAETMGPHHMTGCFGCQVHCRAQYKIQSGLYKGKYDEGPEYTSLGAFGAEPDCKSIETVLTGNHLVNQYGVDNLEIGSMIAWAMELYELGILTTKETEGLDLRFGNDEALLQMVHNICTRTGWLGNVLADGGIPAAEKIGKNAFDYLIQVKGMNNLHSDERATPGLALNIATASRGSDHLRSRPAIDLYHLPEPVLRKIYSSPVPYDGPLSSEHTEYIGKPWQVFWQENVYMAVDCLGICKYHTVFLGATLPNFEDWPKVIYYNTGLEFTPREIWDAAERCNNLERLFNLREGLTRNDLKKGDTLNHRYFDEPCRRGAPDVIGKRIDRDKFNVMIDEFYEHHGWDNDGVPTSETLTRLGLENEPTRLL from the coding sequence ATGGCATTGGACCGCAAAATAGCCTACATCAATTTGACCACCGGGGATGTGGAGATCAAGCCCATTCCTCTGGAAATGAGAAAAAAATTTATCGGCGGCCGGGGAATGGACGCTTACCTTTTATATAACCATGCGCCCAAAGGGTGCGATCCCATCGGACCGGAAAATCCGATGATCGTCAGCGGCGGGCTGCTTACGGCCACATGCGCCTCTGCCACAGCCCGGACCCATGTCATGGCCAAGTCGCCTTTGACCGGGTTGCTGGGGTCCTGCAATATGGGGGGATTTTTTGCCCCGGAAATGGCCTGGGCCGGATTTCATCACCTGGTCATCACGGGCAAGGCGGACAAACCCGTGTATCTGTGGATTCACAATGGAGAAATCGAGATCCGGGATGCCGGCCACCTGTGGGGAAAAAACAGCACGGATACCCAGTGGGCCATCAGAGACGAGCTGGATGATGAAGAAGTGAAAAGCATGGTCATCGGCCAGGCCGGTGAAAATCTGGTGACCTATGCCTGCGTCATGACCGGCATCAAAAATGCCGGAGGCCGCACGGGCTTAGGCTGTGTCATGGGGTCCAAAAATCTTAAAGCCGTGGCGGTCAGAGGCACCATGGACATCAAGATCGCCCATCCCGTGGATGCCCTGGAACACAACAAGAAATTCATCGACCAGATCACGGGCGCCAAGGTCAATCAGATCCAGGGCGCCCTGGGCACGCCGTTCATCTGGGGGGCCACCAACTGCTGGGGCGGGGTGCGCACTAGAAATTTCCAGTACAACCAGATGGAATATGCCGATGAGATCGAGCCCGAAGCCATTGACGATTATGCCGCTGAAACCATGGGGCCCCATCACATGACCGGGTGTTTCGGATGCCAGGTGCACTGCCGGGCCCAGTACAAGATTCAGTCCGGGCTGTACAAGGGCAAATATGATGAAGGCCCGGAATACACCTCTTTGGGGGCGTTTGGCGCAGAACCGGACTGCAAGAGTATTGAAACCGTGCTCACGGGCAACCATCTGGTGAACCAGTACGGGGTGGACAACCTGGAGATCGGCAGCATGATCGCCTGGGCCATGGAACTTTACGAGCTGGGGATTCTCACCACCAAGGAAACCGAAGGCCTGGATCTGCGGTTCGGCAATGATGAGGCTTTGCTTCAGATGGTGCACAACATCTGTACCCGCACGGGATGGCTGGGCAATGTCCTGGCCGACGGCGGAATCCCGGCAGCTGAAAAGATCGGCAAAAATGCCTTTGATTATCTGATTCAGGTCAAGGGTATGAACAATCTGCACTCGGATGAACGGGCCACCCCGGGCCTGGCGCTCAATATCGCCACGGCCTCCAGAGGATCGGACCATCTGCGGTCCCGGCCGGCCATCGATCTGTATCATCTGCCGGAACCGGTTCTCAGAAAAATTTACAGTTCCCCCGTGCCCTATGACGGGCCCTTGTCTTCCGAGCACACGGAATATATCGGTAAACCCTGGCAGGTGTTCTGGCAGGAAAATGTGTACATGGCCGTGGACTGCTTAGGCATCTGCAAATACCACACCGTGTTTTTAGGGGCCACGCTTCCCAATTTCGAGGACTGGCCCAAGGTGATCTACTACAACACGGGTCTGGAATTCACGCCCAGAGAGATCTGGGATGCGGCGGAGCGGTGCAACAACCTGGAACGGCTGTTCAACCTTCGAGAAGGCTTAACCCGCAATGATCTCAAAAAAGGAGATACCCTGAACCACCGGTACTTTGATGAGCCCTGCCGCAGAGGCGCACCCGATGTCATCGGAAAACGAATCGACAGAGACAAATTCAATGTCATGATCGATGAGTTCTACGAACACCACGGCTGGGACAATGACGGGGTACCCACTTCTGAAACCTTGACGCGACTGGGCCTGGAAAACGAACCCACCCGGTTGCTGTAG
- a CDS encoding aspartate/glutamate racemase family protein encodes MKYTIKNQQVSYGEAIGILLLDSVIPFIPGDVANATSYDFPVRFKKVPGFTVARAVGKDDTVYSDLLAAARDLAANGVRAVTGDCGFMALHQQRLRQDLGLPVFLSSLFQIPFIRHLIPAGTGIGIITADSRSLTQNFFETIGISFGPDFLISGMESCPEFASAVMDEKGTLDAKKIEQEIVTAARNLTQQNAGAILLECSVLPPYAWAVHHATGLPVFDTITMINYVFSALEPHHYKGFM; translated from the coding sequence ATGAAATATACCATCAAAAATCAGCAGGTATCCTATGGAGAAGCCATCGGCATTCTGCTGCTGGATTCGGTGATCCCGTTCATCCCCGGGGATGTGGCCAATGCCACCTCTTATGATTTTCCGGTGCGGTTCAAAAAAGTGCCCGGATTCACCGTGGCAAGGGCCGTGGGCAAAGACGACACCGTTTATTCAGATCTGCTGGCCGCGGCCCGGGACCTGGCTGCCAACGGGGTCCGGGCCGTCACCGGGGACTGCGGATTCATGGCCCTTCATCAGCAGCGGCTCCGGCAGGATCTGGGTTTGCCTGTATTTCTTTCCTCTTTGTTCCAGATTCCCTTTATCCGGCACCTGATCCCGGCCGGCACGGGCATCGGCATCATCACGGCTGACAGCCGGAGCCTGACCCAAAATTTTTTCGAGACGATCGGAATTTCTTTCGGCCCGGACTTTTTGATTTCCGGCATGGAATCCTGTCCGGAATTCGCCTCAGCCGTCATGGATGAAAAAGGCACCCTGGATGCAAAAAAAATCGAACAGGAAATCGTGACAGCCGCCCGGAACCTGACTCAGCAAAACGCCGGGGCCATTCTCCTGGAATGCAGTGTGCTGCCTCCCTATGCCTGGGCCGTGCACCATGCCACGGGCCTGCCGGTGTTTGACACCATCACCATGATCAATTATGTGTTTTCTGCCCTGGAACCACACCATTACAAAGGATTCATGTGA
- a CDS encoding 4Fe-4S dicluster domain-containing protein — MNMRREQLAIDPEKCTGCRRCMIACAMKHHGRIDPDLSRVNIIGLDSKDLNVPVICMACDTAPCIKVCPMNARIRQANGTVTTNTDVCIGCRACVYICPVGSPRINPYTGRTMTCDMCEGETEPWCVAACRQEKALTLCTQGSVPHRAARKAASKTKQFHTGG, encoded by the coding sequence ATGAACATGCGGCGAGAACAGCTTGCCATTGATCCTGAAAAATGCACGGGATGCCGGCGATGCATGATTGCCTGTGCCATGAAGCATCACGGCCGCATTGATCCGGATCTTTCCAGAGTGAATATCATCGGGCTGGATTCAAAGGACCTGAATGTGCCAGTGATCTGCATGGCCTGTGACACGGCCCCGTGCATCAAGGTGTGTCCCATGAACGCCCGGATCCGCCAGGCCAACGGCACGGTGACCACCAACACCGATGTCTGCATCGGGTGCCGGGCCTGTGTCTATATCTGCCCGGTTGGAAGCCCCCGGATCAATCCCTATACCGGCCGGACCATGACCTGTGACATGTGTGAAGGTGAAACCGAACCCTGGTGCGTGGCTGCCTGCCGGCAGGAAAAAGCGTTGACCCTGTGTACCCAGGGAAGCGTGCCCCATCGTGCGGCCCGGAAGGCGGCCTCCAAAACCAAACAATTTCACACCGGTGGATGA
- a CDS encoding MoaD/ThiS family protein: MTAMVHIHLVHRQHTDGNKTVEVNGDTVGRALADLIRQYPAMEKELFDKKGGLHGHIEIYLNAESAFPGELEKPVAPGDDIQIITFLAGG; the protein is encoded by the coding sequence ATGACAGCGATGGTTCATATTCATCTGGTTCATCGGCAGCATACAGACGGCAACAAAACGGTTGAGGTGAACGGAGATACCGTGGGCCGGGCACTGGCGGATCTGATCCGGCAGTACCCGGCTATGGAAAAAGAATTGTTTGATAAAAAAGGCGGATTACACGGCCATATCGAGATCTATCTGAACGCGGAAAGCGCGTTCCCAGGCGAGCTGGAAAAACCGGTGGCCCCCGGGGATGACATCCAGATCATCACATTTCTGGCCGGGGGATAG
- the hutC gene encoding histidine utilization repressor — MEISSRPLALYEQIKQSLIREMDAGLLKPDDRVPSETQLSQSFNTSRMTANRALKELAEQGRIVRIQGVGTFVARPKPDAALLEIKSIAREIADWGGSHTCEVLLLAEESANKEIAARLNLMPGDTVFHSILLHKDRGVGVQYSERYINPAVAPDYLDQDYTRITPSDYLLETAPVQAAEHVIEAVRCPAHVLKHLRLDAAEPCLRLTRRTWSFDRVATYSTMISPGFRYQLKGTFNRRSIQ; from the coding sequence GTGGAAATATCATCACGTCCGCTGGCGTTGTATGAACAGATCAAGCAGTCTCTGATCCGGGAAATGGATGCCGGGCTTTTGAAGCCGGATGACCGGGTGCCATCGGAAACGCAATTGTCCCAAAGCTTTAACACCTCCCGGATGACCGCCAACCGAGCTCTCAAGGAATTGGCTGAACAAGGGCGCATTGTAAGGATTCAGGGGGTAGGTACGTTTGTGGCCCGTCCCAAACCCGATGCAGCCCTGCTGGAAATCAAAAGCATTGCCAGAGAAATTGCCGACTGGGGCGGGAGTCATACCTGTGAGGTGCTGCTGCTGGCTGAAGAGAGCGCAAATAAGGAGATTGCGGCCCGGTTGAACCTGATGCCCGGAGATACCGTGTTTCATTCCATTTTGCTGCATAAAGACCGGGGGGTCGGAGTCCAGTATTCGGAACGATATATCAACCCGGCAGTGGCCCCGGATTATCTGGACCAGGACTATACCCGGATCACCCCCAGTGATTATCTGCTGGAGACCGCCCCGGTCCAGGCGGCGGAGCATGTGATCGAAGCCGTGCGCTGCCCGGCCCATGTGCTCAAACATCTGCGGCTCGATGCGGCGGAACCCTGTCTGCGCCTGACCCGGCGCACCTGGTCCTTTGATCGGGTGGCCACTTACAGTACCATGATATCCCCGGGGTTTCGGTATCAATTGAAAGGCACCTTCAACAGGAGATCAATCCAATGA
- a CDS encoding NAD(P)/FAD-dependent oxidoreductase, which translates to MKLVIIGNGIAGNQVAFDVRKKDPDAQIVILSAEDVPEYDPCSLPYFLGGECGRMDVFRKTSKDYVDGRIELLYDSKVVSIDPENKTVTPHTGEKIEYDNLVLAHGGDLFIPPIPGIDTPGVFSCKQLGETRKLAAHKGTRAVVIGSGAIGIEAAEALKRKGYEVYIIELMDWILPSLFDEPTAKRLENELTGYGIQVFTHEKVLEIKGAGQVIAVVTDRRTIDCDTVVVATGVVPGTALAQTAGIETGRGIQVNRQMQTSVPDIYACGDCVETIDACTGEIAMFQLKHNAIEQAQVAARHILGEPVRYLGAYAFARAHFFDTHAATFGKTQRALDCVFGDKRIVEREDQNNYLRVVMLDNRIVGGQAIGTFADELGLLIGAMWRKDDFLDIAAKMRTLPKGGAVHAWPMVRLGTLLGM; encoded by the coding sequence ATGAAACTTGTGATTATCGGAAACGGCATTGCCGGCAACCAGGTGGCGTTTGATGTGCGAAAAAAAGATCCGGATGCTCAGATTGTCATTCTTTCCGCTGAAGATGTGCCGGAATATGATCCCTGCTCTCTGCCCTATTTTCTCGGGGGAGAGTGCGGCCGCATGGATGTTTTCAGAAAAACGTCAAAAGATTATGTCGATGGGCGCATCGAATTGTTATATGACAGCAAAGTGGTGTCCATTGACCCTGAAAATAAAACCGTCACCCCCCACACGGGTGAAAAGATTGAATATGACAACCTGGTGCTGGCCCATGGCGGGGATCTGTTCATTCCGCCCATTCCCGGCATTGACACCCCGGGCGTGTTTTCATGCAAACAGCTCGGGGAAACCCGGAAACTGGCAGCTCACAAAGGCACCCGTGCCGTGGTCATCGGTTCCGGCGCCATCGGGATCGAAGCGGCCGAAGCATTGAAGCGAAAAGGGTATGAGGTGTATATCATCGAACTGATGGACTGGATTCTGCCTTCTTTGTTTGATGAACCTACAGCCAAACGCCTGGAAAACGAGCTGACCGGGTACGGTATTCAGGTGTTCACCCACGAAAAGGTGCTGGAAATAAAAGGCGCGGGGCAGGTTATCGCCGTGGTCACGGACCGGCGCACCATAGACTGTGACACCGTGGTAGTGGCCACGGGCGTGGTGCCGGGAACGGCCCTGGCACAGACCGCAGGCATCGAAACGGGCCGGGGCATCCAGGTGAACCGGCAGATGCAGACCAGTGTACCCGACATCTATGCCTGCGGCGACTGTGTGGAAACCATTGATGCCTGCACCGGGGAGATCGCCATGTTCCAGCTCAAGCACAACGCCATTGAGCAGGCCCAGGTGGCGGCCCGGCACATTCTTGGCGAACCGGTGCGGTATCTGGGGGCATATGCCTTTGCCCGGGCCCATTTCTTTGACACCCATGCCGCTACTTTCGGCAAGACCCAGCGGGCTTTGGATTGTGTGTTCGGTGACAAGCGTATTGTGGAACGGGAAGACCAAAACAATTACCTGCGGGTGGTGATGTTGGACAACCGGATTGTGGGGGGCCAGGCCATCGGCACGTTTGCCGATGAGCTGGGGCTGCTCATCGGCGCCATGTGGCGGAAAGATGATTTTCTGGACATTGCCGCCAAAATGAGGACCCTGCCCAAAGGCGGGGCCGTACATGCCTGGCCCATGGTCCGGCTGGGGACCCTGTTGGGAATGTAA